The proteins below come from a single Halobacteriovorax sp. GB3 genomic window:
- a CDS encoding class II aldolase/adducin family protein, with product MVIDDGVIKYDTSGFQKSEPLSLREFESLEAWRKKLYQLNLIGEYPIEKVGFGNLSCLQDYQSFMINDKPQFVITGTQTGKHKNLSGDHYTRVLDYDLHKMTMKAMGPVMASSEALSHASIYLCSKEITSVFHIHSQSIWNGMIEQNMDSTPSDVPYGTYEMALAVEECVGNKKFGTFVMKGHQDGVMIFGRSNEECGELTLKLNERFNS from the coding sequence GTGGTAATTGATGATGGTGTAATAAAATATGACACAAGCGGCTTTCAAAAGAGCGAACCTCTCTCACTGAGGGAGTTTGAGTCACTCGAAGCTTGGAGAAAAAAACTTTACCAACTTAATCTAATTGGCGAATACCCAATTGAAAAAGTCGGCTTTGGCAACCTCTCCTGCCTTCAAGATTATCAATCTTTTATGATTAATGATAAACCTCAATTTGTTATCACAGGCACACAAACGGGAAAGCACAAGAACCTTAGTGGAGATCACTATACTCGAGTTCTCGACTACGACCTCCACAAGATGACAATGAAAGCGATGGGCCCAGTTATGGCTTCAAGCGAAGCTCTTAGCCATGCTTCTATTTATCTATGCAGTAAAGAGATCACATCGGTTTTTCATATTCATAGTCAAAGTATATGGAATGGAATGATAGAACAGAATATGGATTCAACGCCATCGGATGTCCCTTACGGAACTTACGAAATGGCCCTTGCTGTTGAAGAATGTGTTGGAAATAAGAAATTTGGTACATTTGTCATGAAAGGCCACCAAGATGGTGTCATGATTTTCGGCCGATCAAATGAGGAATGTGGAGAATTAACATTAAAGTTAAATGAAAGATTTAATTCCTAG
- a CDS encoding DUF455 family protein — MNIYDYAETLLMGTSLEDKLLAPVNIDITHNNTPYDMPLYPGRDESIAFSDEQVRFPGKGKLHLPEKRALAMHFFANHELLAIEMMAAAILKFPGESEEDLKLKKGLLKTIADEQKHFKLYVNRMKDFGLNFGDVPLNDFFWRQMPKIDNPSQFFSVMALTFEQANLDFADFYRHIFAEYGDEKSARIMDIVFEDEISHVAFGRTWLNTWKQSKSLWDYYLENLPDNLTPARAKGIVLNIEARQRAGLDDHYIDSIENYRDNFKLTNRKSWKSEN; from the coding sequence ATGAATATTTATGATTATGCTGAAACATTATTAATGGGAACAAGCTTAGAAGATAAGCTGCTTGCTCCTGTTAATATTGATATAACTCATAATAATACACCTTATGATATGCCATTGTACCCTGGAAGAGATGAATCAATTGCCTTTTCAGATGAACAGGTTAGATTTCCCGGAAAGGGAAAGCTTCATCTACCTGAAAAGAGAGCTCTTGCAATGCATTTCTTTGCCAATCATGAACTACTGGCAATTGAAATGATGGCCGCAGCAATATTAAAATTTCCGGGTGAAAGCGAAGAAGACTTAAAACTGAAAAAGGGTCTTCTAAAAACAATTGCTGATGAACAAAAACATTTTAAATTGTATGTAAATCGCATGAAAGACTTTGGTCTTAATTTTGGTGATGTTCCTTTAAATGATTTCTTCTGGCGACAAATGCCAAAGATAGATAATCCTTCGCAGTTCTTTAGTGTCATGGCCTTAACATTCGAGCAAGCGAACTTAGATTTTGCTGACTTTTATAGGCATATCTTTGCCGAATATGGAGATGAAAAATCTGCAAGAATAATGGATATTGTTTTTGAAGATGAAATTTCTCACGTCGCTTTTGGAAGAACTTGGCTCAATACATGGAAACAAAGTAAAAGTCTTTGGGATTATTATTTAGAAAACCTGCCAGATAATCTAACTCCTGCAAGGGCCAAGGGAATTGTTTTAAATATCGAAGCAAGACAAAGAGCTGGTCTAGATGATCACTATATCGATTCAATCGAGAATTATAGAGACAATTTTAAGTTAACAAATCGCAAGAGCTGGAAAAGTGAAAACTGA